The following are encoded in a window of uncultured Ilyobacter sp. genomic DNA:
- a CDS encoding methionine ABC transporter permease, producing MDKIIALLIPALGETIYMVVFSTVFATIMGLPIGLLAVITDKNHIMEMPKLNKLLDGLINIFRSIPFIILMILVLPLSRFIVGTTIGSTASIVPLSIAAAPFVARIVEGAVKEVDRGLLEATISLGASRKDIIFKVLIPESLPSLIHGLTITFITLVGYSAMAGAIGGGGLGDLAIRYGYQRFKLDIMIVSVASIIILVQGIQFLGNKIVYDIRKKRG from the coding sequence ATGGATAAGATAATAGCTCTGCTGATACCGGCTTTAGGAGAAACTATATATATGGTAGTTTTCTCTACAGTATTTGCTACAATTATGGGATTACCCATAGGGCTGCTTGCAGTAATAACGGATAAAAACCATATAATGGAAATGCCAAAACTAAACAAGCTGTTAGATGGTCTTATAAATATTTTTAGATCGATACCATTTATCATACTGATGATACTTGTTCTTCCACTTTCTAGATTTATAGTGGGAACGACTATAGGCTCCACTGCCAGTATAGTGCCTCTCTCCATAGCCGCTGCACCGTTTGTAGCTAGGATCGTAGAGGGGGCGGTAAAAGAGGTTGACAGGGGTCTGCTAGAAGCTACTATATCCCTTGGAGCTTCAAGAAAAGACATAATATTCAAGGTGCTAATACCGGAATCTCTACCTTCATTAATCCACGGTCTCACAATAACATTCATAACCCTTGTTGGATATTCGGCTATGGCCGGAGCAATAGGCGGGGGCGGCCTCGGAGATCTTGCAATCAGATACGGATACCAAAGATTTAAGTTAGATATAATGATAGTTTCAGTAGCTTCTATAATAATCTTGGTTCAGGGGATACAATTTTTAGGCAATAAAATAGTTTATGATATAAGAAAAAAAAGGGGATAA
- a CDS encoding MetQ/NlpA family ABC transporter substrate-binding protein, translated as MKKIISLIAVSILFIVGLTSCGEKKTENISVEIKVGATPVPHAEILDIAKEELAEKGYTLEVVEFTDYVTPNLALSDGEIDANFFQHIPYLDEFAKERNLALVSAGGVHVEPMGLYSGEMKELAELEDGALIAIPNDPSNGARALILLQANGLIKLDPSAGLKATEYDIIENSRNFKFKALEAAQLPRVLKDVDAAVINGNYAIESGLNPVKDALLIEGAESPYVNIVAVKTGEENSEKITALMAALKSEKVKKFIEEKYQGGVVPIF; from the coding sequence ATGAAAAAAATTATTAGTTTAATTGCAGTTTCAATTTTATTTATCGTGGGGTTGACTTCTTGCGGAGAGAAGAAAACTGAAAATATCTCAGTAGAGATAAAAGTAGGGGCGACACCTGTGCCTCATGCAGAGATTCTCGATATAGCAAAAGAGGAACTGGCTGAAAAAGGTTACACTCTAGAAGTGGTAGAATTTACAGATTATGTGACACCAAACCTTGCACTGTCAGACGGAGAAATCGATGCAAACTTCTTTCAGCACATTCCTTATTTAGATGAATTTGCAAAGGAAAGAAATCTCGCTCTTGTATCTGCAGGGGGAGTACACGTAGAACCTATGGGACTTTACTCAGGAGAGATGAAGGAATTAGCAGAACTTGAAGACGGAGCTTTGATCGCAATACCAAATGATCCCTCAAACGGAGCTAGAGCACTTATTCTTCTCCAGGCAAACGGACTTATCAAACTAGACCCAAGTGCCGGGCTTAAAGCAACAGAGTATGACATAATAGAAAACTCTAGAAACTTTAAGTTTAAGGCCTTAGAAGCTGCACAACTTCCTAGAGTTCTTAAAGATGTGGATGCAGCTGTTATAAACGGAAACTATGCAATAGAAAGCGGATTAAACCCTGTAAAAGATGCACTTCTTATAGAGGGAGCAGAATCTCCTTATGTGAACATAGTTGCAGTAAAAACAGGAGAAGAAAATTCTGAAAAGATAACTGCTCTTATGGCAGCTCTGAAAAGTGAAAAAGTGAAAAAGTTTATCGAAGAAAAGTACCAAGGTGGAGTAGTGCCTATATTTTAA
- a CDS encoding Na+/H+ antiporter NhaC family protein — MKTKGDFKGLIPFIIFVTIYLGSGIVLGMAGVEMSFYQLPAPIAAFVGIISAFVLFKGSIEEKFKDFIKGCGHEDIIVMCIIYLLAGAFGGVSKAMGGVDSVVNMGLTFIPAQYIPAGLFVIGAFISTSTGTSVGSIVAIAPVAVGLAEASGLSMALTLAAVMGGSMFGDNLSVISDTTIAATRTQGVEMRDKFRENIGLALPAAVITIILLIFLGRPDGMVEMAASYNYETVKVIPYVVVLILAVAGLNVFAVLTGGILLSGFIGLLKGDFTTLSFANEVYNGFSGMQEIFLLSLLTGGLAQMVAKAGGIQWLLESVQKRIKGRRSAQLGVAALVSLTDAAVANNTVAIIINGPLAKEMSEKYNVEGKRSAALLDIFSCIVQGLIPYGAQMLILLSFAKGSVTPFEVIPLLWYQHLLAVFAFIYIMKDKEAQTEPTGNPA; from the coding sequence ATGAAAACAAAAGGTGATTTTAAAGGTTTAATACCTTTTATAATATTTGTAACGATCTATCTCGGGAGTGGAATAGTCTTGGGGATGGCAGGAGTGGAAATGAGCTTTTATCAGCTTCCGGCTCCGATAGCGGCATTTGTAGGGATAATTTCGGCTTTTGTTTTATTTAAGGGAAGTATAGAGGAGAAATTTAAAGACTTCATAAAGGGCTGCGGACATGAAGATATAATAGTTATGTGCATAATCTATCTTCTTGCAGGAGCATTCGGTGGAGTGTCCAAAGCCATGGGTGGAGTAGATTCAGTTGTAAACATGGGTCTGACATTTATTCCAGCTCAGTACATACCTGCAGGTCTATTTGTTATAGGGGCGTTTATATCTACTTCTACAGGGACTTCTGTAGGATCGATAGTTGCCATAGCACCAGTTGCTGTAGGTCTTGCAGAGGCTTCTGGGCTTTCTATGGCACTGACTCTGGCTGCAGTAATGGGTGGATCGATGTTCGGAGATAATCTATCGGTTATATCAGATACAACGATAGCAGCCACAAGAACTCAGGGAGTGGAGATGAGAGACAAGTTCAGAGAGAATATAGGTCTTGCTCTTCCTGCAGCAGTGATAACCATAATACTGCTCATTTTCTTAGGCAGACCTGACGGAATGGTGGAGATGGCTGCGAGTTATAACTATGAGACAGTAAAGGTAATTCCGTATGTTGTAGTACTGATTCTAGCAGTTGCAGGACTCAATGTTTTTGCAGTTCTCACAGGAGGAATTCTTCTTTCAGGCTTCATAGGACTTTTAAAAGGGGATTTCACCACTCTTAGCTTTGCTAATGAAGTTTACAATGGGTTTTCAGGGATGCAGGAAATATTTTTATTGTCTCTTTTGACAGGGGGACTAGCCCAAATGGTTGCAAAAGCCGGTGGAATACAATGGCTCCTAGAATCTGTCCAGAAGAGAATAAAAGGGAGAAGGAGTGCCCAGCTTGGAGTGGCAGCTCTGGTGTCACTGACCGATGCTGCTGTTGCTAATAATACGGTGGCTATTATTATAAACGGACCTTTGGCTAAGGAGATGTCTGAAAAATACAATGTTGAAGGAAAAAGAAGTGCGGCACTTCTGGATATATTTTCATGCATTGTGCAGGGACTTATACCTTATGGGGCTCAGATGCTCATACTTCTTAGCTTTGCAAAAGGATCGGTGACACCTTTTGAGGTTATTCCTCTTCTCTGGTATCAGCATCTATTGGCTGTTTTTGCTTTTATCTATATAATGAAAGACAAGGAAGCTCAAACTGAACCAACTGGAAATCCAGCCTAA
- a CDS encoding EI24 domain-containing protein: MHGIYLAGESFFEAFSVIKNGKMKKFYLLPGILNLIIINFLYKLSKFISFNLFSKLERYFNLNSYENITFMIIKFIIIIIAFLLYFLIYKTLLLIVLSPFLNYISERTERTQVNHEFNFSFKDNMRFIWRGIVISCKSFSKEILGTAVLLLLGMMPFLSLTVPFFIFLLQAYYIGFSFMDYTLERHNYSSKESLIFLKKNWAFSTFSGAIFTMVFLIPVIGIFIAPLVSCVAVTVGTLKIIDQDKGNSTYK; this comes from the coding sequence ATGCATGGCATTTATCTGGCAGGTGAATCTTTTTTTGAGGCTTTTTCTGTTATAAAAAATGGTAAAATGAAAAAATTTTACCTTCTACCTGGTATTCTAAACCTCATAATCATTAACTTTTTGTATAAACTCAGTAAATTTATCTCATTTAATCTCTTTTCAAAACTAGAGCGCTATTTTAATCTCAATAGTTATGAAAACATCACCTTTATGATTATAAAGTTTATAATCATAATCATAGCATTTTTACTCTATTTTCTGATTTACAAAACTCTCCTTTTGATAGTTCTTTCACCCTTTCTTAACTACATCTCAGAAAGAACAGAGAGAACTCAAGTTAATCATGAGTTCAACTTCTCTTTCAAAGATAATATGAGGTTTATTTGGCGTGGTATAGTCATATCCTGTAAAAGTTTTTCTAAAGAAATATTAGGTACTGCTGTTCTTTTACTTCTAGGAATGATGCCGTTTTTAAGTCTTACGGTTCCTTTCTTCATTTTCCTTCTTCAGGCATACTATATTGGTTTTTCTTTTATGGACTATACCCTTGAAAGACACAACTACTCCTCTAAGGAAAGTCTTATTTTCCTCAAAAAAAACTGGGCCTTTTCGACTTTCAGCGGAGCAATATTTACCATGGTCTTTCTGATACCTGTCATAGGAATATTCATCGCACCTCTTGTCTCATGTGTTGCTGTCACAGTTGGAACCCTAAAAATAATAGATCAAGATAAAGGTAACTCAACTTATAAATAA
- a CDS encoding septum site-determining protein MinC, producing MNNYVILKGKEDRLVIHLDSEIDYEILKKNLEEKLKEAEKFLKNSKVAIEFSNRELSDEEENQLLEIIRRESDIRITYIISNGKSFIGSFIVPGTVIDEGVTKFYKGNLRSGQSVHYEGNLVVLGDINPGAIVTAKGNIVVLGYLNGTAHAGIEDEDEAFITALKMNPIQLRIGKNIARNPAEDMLVTNRIKKEGNLEVAYIKDGKMHIENFDKITLRDMMKI from the coding sequence ATGAATAATTACGTTATTTTAAAGGGAAAAGAGGACAGGCTGGTAATTCATTTAGATTCTGAAATTGATTATGAAATACTGAAGAAAAATCTTGAAGAAAAACTCAAAGAGGCAGAGAAATTTTTGAAAAATTCAAAAGTTGCAATAGAGTTTTCCAATAGAGAGCTTTCTGACGAGGAAGAGAATCAGCTTCTTGAAATAATCAGAAGGGAAAGTGATATACGAATAACTTATATTATATCAAATGGGAAATCCTTTATAGGGAGCTTTATTGTTCCGGGAACTGTCATAGATGAAGGTGTGACGAAATTTTATAAGGGGAACCTGAGATCTGGACAGAGCGTACATTATGAAGGTAACTTAGTTGTTTTGGGGGATATAAACCCTGGGGCAATAGTTACTGCAAAAGGGAACATAGTAGTTCTGGGCTATCTGAATGGTACGGCTCATGCAGGTATAGAGGATGAAGATGAGGCATTTATAACTGCTCTCAAAATGAATCCTATCCAGCTGAGAATAGGAAAAAATATAGCCAGAAATCCAGCAGAGGATATGCTTGTAACAAATAGAATAAAAAAAGAAGGAAACTTGGAAGTAGCGTATATAAAAGACGGGAAGATGCATATAGAGAATTTTGATAAAATTACACTGAGGGATATGATGAAAATCTAG
- the minD gene encoding septum site-determining protein MinD, translated as MAKVIVITSGKGGVGKTTTTANLGVGLALQGKKTLLIDADIGLRNLDVVMGLENRIVYDLVDVIDGHCRIRQALIKDKRCDNLFLLPAAQTKDKNSVNPEQMKTLIEALKVDFDFIIIDCPAGIEQGFKNAIAAADQALIVTTPEISAVRDADRIIGLLDAHEIKDSKLIVNRIKVDMVREGNMLDISDIVDILAVDVMGIIPDDENIIISTNKGEPLIFKGSSMAARAYSNISQRVIGNEVSFLELPSRGGIFNKLRGIFKR; from the coding sequence ATGGCAAAAGTAATTGTTATAACTTCTGGTAAAGGCGGAGTAGGGAAGACGACCACAACTGCAAATCTGGGTGTTGGACTTGCTCTTCAAGGTAAAAAGACTCTTCTTATCGATGCTGATATCGGACTTAGAAATTTAGACGTGGTTATGGGTCTCGAAAACAGGATAGTTTATGACCTAGTAGATGTAATAGATGGTCACTGCAGAATAAGGCAGGCTCTCATAAAGGACAAGAGGTGTGATAATCTGTTTCTTCTTCCTGCGGCTCAGACAAAGGATAAAAACTCGGTTAATCCTGAGCAGATGAAGACCCTTATAGAGGCTCTAAAGGTAGATTTTGATTTTATAATAATAGATTGCCCAGCAGGAATAGAGCAGGGATTCAAAAATGCGATTGCAGCAGCAGATCAGGCTCTTATTGTTACGACTCCTGAAATATCAGCGGTGAGGGATGCAGATAGGATCATAGGTCTTTTAGATGCACACGAAATAAAAGACTCTAAACTTATAGTAAATCGTATAAAGGTAGATATGGTAAGAGAGGGGAATATGCTTGATATATCTGATATAGTTGATATTCTTGCAGTAGATGTAATGGGAATTATTCCTGACGATGAAAATATTATAATATCCACGAATAAAGGTGAACCTCTTATATTTAAAGGAAGTTCTATGGCTGCTAGGGCGTATAGCAATATATCTCAGAGAGTCATAGGTAATGAGGTAAGCTTTTTAGAACTCCCATCAAGAGGGGGAATTTTTAATAAATTAAGAGGAATTTTTAAGAGGTAG
- the minE gene encoding cell division topological specificity factor MinE, which yields MSFFDLFKKNGSKNVAKDRLKLVLIHDRAMLSPRVINDMKNDLITVISKYVDIDIDSLNIEILEEGNQRRKTALIASIPIKNAKC from the coding sequence ATGAGTTTTTTTGACCTGTTTAAAAAGAATGGTTCTAAGAATGTGGCCAAGGATAGATTGAAGCTTGTCTTGATACATGACAGAGCTATGCTGTCTCCAAGAGTTATCAATGATATGAAAAATGACCTGATAACTGTAATATCTAAATATGTGGATATAGATATAGATAGTCTGAATATAGAGATATTAGAGGAGGGAAATCAAAGAAGAAAAACAGCTTTGATAGCTAGCATACCAATAAAAAATGCAAAATGTTAG
- the thiE gene encoding thiamine phosphate synthase, with protein sequence MRNRINIPTGLYGITGETFSNGKSNLQCVENMIKSGIKIIQYREKDKPIRDKITDIKKIRALCKKEKVLFIVNDHVDVAMLVDADGVHIGQEDMHPSDVRKLIGPDRIIGLSTHSQKEGLASLKEDIDYIGVGPIFPTTTKNRNAVGLEYLDFAVKNLDIPFVAIGGIKEHNIKDILKSGADRICLVSEIIGAENINKKIQQLNQIIENKN encoded by the coding sequence ATGAGAAATAGAATAAACATCCCGACGGGTCTTTATGGAATAACAGGAGAGACGTTTTCCAATGGTAAGAGTAACTTACAGTGTGTAGAGAATATGATCAAATCGGGAATAAAGATAATACAATACAGAGAAAAAGATAAACCTATAAGGGATAAAATAACAGATATAAAAAAAATAAGAGCCCTTTGTAAAAAAGAGAAGGTCCTTTTCATCGTAAATGATCACGTAGATGTGGCCATGTTAGTCGATGCAGACGGTGTGCATATCGGGCAGGAAGATATGCATCCTTCTGATGTTCGTAAACTCATAGGTCCTGACAGGATAATAGGTCTCTCTACCCACTCGCAGAAAGAGGGACTAGCTTCCCTAAAAGAAGATATCGACTATATAGGTGTGGGACCGATATTTCCTACCACCACAAAGAACAGGAACGCTGTAGGATTAGAGTATCTAGATTTTGCAGTAAAAAATTTGGATATACCTTTTGTGGCTATAGGGGGAATAAAAGAGCACAACATCAAGGATATATTGAAGTCTGGTGCAGATAGGATCTGTCTCGTGAGTGAGATTATAGGGGCTGAGAATATTAATAAAAAAATTCAGCAGCTCAATCAGATAATAGAAAATAAAAATTAA
- the thiF gene encoding sulfur carrier protein ThiS adenylyltransferase ThiF, translated as MKIGIAGAGGIGSNVAVHLVRTGASCLKIADFDFIEESNLNRQFYFHHQIGTSKVETLKKNLLDINPKGNFQVENLKLTRENMTDFFQECDIVVEAFDESKYKTMLIEEIYPLGKLIVSASGIAHWDICNIKIKKVMPNLFVVGDFEKGIENYNTYSHKVSIAAAMMAGIVLEKGGFYEK; from the coding sequence ATGAAGATAGGTATAGCAGGAGCCGGAGGAATCGGATCAAATGTAGCAGTACACCTAGTGAGAACTGGAGCATCATGTCTTAAGATAGCTGATTTTGACTTTATAGAGGAGTCCAATCTCAACAGGCAGTTTTACTTCCATCATCAGATAGGTACTTCTAAAGTAGAGACCCTAAAAAAAAATCTGTTGGATATCAATCCCAAAGGTAATTTTCAGGTAGAAAATCTAAAACTCACAAGGGAAAATATGACAGATTTTTTTCAAGAATGCGACATAGTAGTAGAGGCCTTTGACGAGTCCAAGTACAAGACCATGCTTATAGAGGAGATCTATCCTCTAGGCAAACTAATCGTTTCTGCATCGGGAATAGCTCACTGGGATATTTGCAATATAAAAATAAAAAAAGTCATGCCAAATCTTTTTGTCGTTGGAGATTTTGAAAAAGGAATCGAAAATTACAATACTTACTCCCATAAAGTGTCTATAGCTGCGGCCATGATGGCAGGTATCGTATTGGAAAAAGGAGGCTTTTATGAGAAATAG
- the thiH gene encoding 2-iminoacetate synthase ThiH, producing the protein MSFYSVMKEWENFDFELYFSKVTPEDIKKTLQKEKMEELDLLNLLSPEAQNFLEDIAKKSFTVTRQHFGNIISLYIPLYVSNYCTNHCIYCGFNKDNNIVRKHLSLEEVEKELMAISKTGMSHIILLTGEAKGLIDIDYLKDIVERSAKYFPSVSIEVLPLEISDYEILKESGLDGLTVYQEVYDEQIYDQVHISGGKKNYRFRLDTPERGGKAGLRNINIAPLFGLGEVKKEAFFAGLHLRYLTDKYLNTEFGISMPRINDAEGGFKPFHKMDDIAFIQVMMAYRLFQPKAGITVSTRESHEFRNNIMPLGVTKFSAGSKTGVGGYAEEDKSTCQFEISDKSSIEDTENSIRKRGFQPVYKDWHTI; encoded by the coding sequence AAGAGCTAGACCTTTTGAACCTCCTCTCTCCAGAAGCCCAGAATTTTCTAGAAGATATAGCTAAAAAATCATTCACTGTCACGAGACAGCATTTCGGGAATATCATATCACTTTATATTCCCCTATACGTCTCAAATTATTGTACAAATCACTGCATTTACTGTGGCTTCAATAAAGATAATAATATTGTAAGAAAACACCTCTCACTAGAAGAGGTGGAAAAAGAGCTCATGGCTATATCCAAAACTGGAATGTCTCATATTATCCTCCTCACAGGCGAGGCAAAGGGCCTTATCGATATAGATTATCTTAAAGATATAGTTGAGCGGTCGGCAAAATATTTTCCCTCTGTGTCTATAGAGGTTCTACCTCTTGAGATCTCTGACTATGAGATTCTAAAAGAGTCAGGTTTAGATGGCCTCACTGTATACCAAGAGGTCTATGATGAACAAATCTACGACCAGGTTCATATCTCAGGGGGTAAGAAAAACTACAGATTCCGTCTAGATACTCCAGAAAGAGGTGGAAAAGCAGGTCTTAGAAATATCAATATAGCTCCTCTTTTTGGGCTTGGAGAAGTTAAAAAAGAAGCCTTTTTTGCCGGCTTGCACCTTAGGTATCTCACAGACAAATATCTGAATACCGAATTTGGAATCTCTATGCCAAGAATCAATGATGCTGAGGGAGGATTCAAGCCTTTTCATAAAATGGATGACATTGCCTTTATTCAGGTGATGATGGCCTACAGATTATTTCAGCCAAAGGCTGGGATAACTGTGTCTACAAGGGAGAGTCACGAGTTCAGAAACAATATCATGCCCCTAGGGGTTACAAAGTTTTCTGCAGGGTCAAAAACAGGTGTCGGGGGATATGCAGAAGAAGACAAATCTACATGTCAGTTTGAGATAAGCGACAAGAGCAGTATAGAGGATACTGAAAATTCCATTAGAAAAAGGGGGTTTCAGCCTGTCTACAAAGACTGGCACACAATATGA